A window from Mycobacterium saskatchewanense encodes these proteins:
- a CDS encoding DUF732 domain-containing protein: MLRRSLLLSVKSRLLVGPVWACAGVCAFGTMALTPPSAHADAVAYLVNVTVRPGYNFADADDALSYGHGVCGKVLHGRSYAQLVGDVKADFDTSDEYQASYLISQAVNELCPALIWQLRNSAAGYRPPPGGG; this comes from the coding sequence ATGCTGCGCCGATCCTTACTCCTCAGCGTTAAGAGCAGACTGCTCGTGGGCCCGGTTTGGGCCTGCGCGGGCGTATGCGCTTTTGGCACCATGGCACTCACGCCTCCCAGCGCACATGCCGACGCGGTGGCCTATCTGGTCAACGTCACGGTGCGGCCCGGCTACAACTTCGCCGACGCTGACGACGCGTTGAGCTATGGACACGGTGTCTGCGGCAAGGTGTTGCATGGGCGGAGCTATGCACAGCTCGTGGGCGACGTGAAAGCTGACTTTGACACTTCCGACGAGTACCAGGCCTCGTATCTGATCAGTCAGGCGGTCAACGAACTCTGTCCCGCGCTGATCTGGCAGTTGCGCAACTCGGCAGCTGGATACCGGCCACCACCCGGCGGCGGCTGA